In Nocardioides marinus, one DNA window encodes the following:
- a CDS encoding amidohydrolase family protein — translation MTTSLHGVVPAIIDTHIHQWDPFATPREASRLAPLYRRAPRLFERLLPVLLPRPKRELVLTAQHVARPYLPEDYARDTAETLEAVGVPVEAAVHVQAGWHGPDQSAETAWLETLPFGASGRPVLAAVVGNADPRDPGCGDLLDAHLRASERFRGVRFMTTWHPDRGVLDWIDEPGVMTSPAFLRGFAAIAERGLTFDAYVYSHQVPEVVTLAQEYPDTTIVLDHYAPPVGVCGPMGRSTARSDGERRDLLARWRDDIAQLAGSCPNVVAKHSGLAFPTLGHRERGLTRQQLAERVAPLVEHTTEVFGPDRLLFGSNFPMDKSVTAYGVVVGALADLLAGGGPDLLRKVFRDNARAVYRL, via the coding sequence GTGACCACGTCCCTGCACGGCGTCGTGCCGGCGATCATCGACACCCACATCCACCAGTGGGATCCCTTCGCGACGCCCCGGGAGGCGTCGCGCCTGGCGCCCCTCTACCGCCGCGCTCCTCGGCTCTTCGAGCGGTTGCTGCCCGTGCTGCTGCCCCGGCCCAAGAGGGAGCTCGTCCTCACCGCACAGCACGTCGCCAGGCCCTACCTGCCCGAGGACTACGCCCGCGACACCGCGGAGACCCTCGAGGCGGTGGGGGTCCCGGTGGAGGCCGCCGTGCACGTGCAGGCCGGCTGGCACGGACCCGACCAGTCCGCCGAGACGGCGTGGCTCGAGACCCTGCCTTTCGGGGCCTCCGGCCGGCCGGTGCTCGCGGCCGTCGTGGGCAACGCGGATCCGCGTGACCCCGGCTGTGGCGACCTGCTCGACGCACACCTGAGGGCCAGCGAGCGTTTCCGCGGGGTCCGGTTCATGACGACCTGGCACCCCGATCGCGGGGTGTTGGACTGGATCGACGAGCCGGGCGTGATGACGTCGCCGGCCTTCCTGCGCGGGTTCGCCGCGATCGCCGAGCGCGGGCTGACCTTCGACGCCTACGTCTACTCCCACCAGGTCCCCGAGGTCGTGACGCTGGCGCAGGAGTACCCCGACACGACGATCGTGCTGGACCACTACGCCCCGCCGGTCGGCGTGTGCGGACCGATGGGCAGGTCCACCGCGCGGAGCGACGGCGAGCGGCGCGACCTGCTCGCCCGCTGGCGCGACGACATCGCCCAGCTGGCCGGCTCGTGCCCGAACGTGGTGGCCAAGCACTCCGGCCTGGCGTTCCCCACGCTGGGGCACCGCGAGCGGGGACTCACCCGTCAGCAGCTCGCGGAGCGGGTCGCCCCGCTCGTGGAGCACACCACCGAGGTGTTCGGGCCCGACCGGCTGCTCTTCGGGTCGAACTTCCCCATGGACAAGTCCGTGACGGCGTACGGCGTCGTGGTGGGCGCGCTCGCCGACCTGCTGGCCGGTGGCGGGCCGGACCTGCTGCGCAAGGTGTTCCGGGACAACGCGAGGGCGGTCTACCGCCTCTGA
- a CDS encoding AzlD domain-containing protein, which yields MTLSYAQVWWLILGLAALTALIKAAGPVLFGGRVLPAAVTRVIVLMAPTLLSALVVTSVLAAGRSWSVGAHTMGVAVAALMLWRRCSLVLSVVVAVLVTAGLRAL from the coding sequence GTGACACTCAGCTACGCGCAGGTCTGGTGGCTCATCCTCGGCCTCGCAGCCCTGACCGCGCTCATCAAGGCGGCGGGTCCCGTGCTCTTCGGGGGTCGGGTGCTGCCGGCAGCGGTGACGCGGGTGATCGTCCTCATGGCACCGACGCTGCTCAGCGCCTTGGTCGTCACCTCCGTGCTGGCGGCGGGCCGGTCGTGGTCGGTGGGGGCCCACACCATGGGGGTCGCCGTGGCAGCCCTGATGCTGTGGCGCAGGTGCTCGCTCGTGCTGAGCGTCGTCGTCGCCGTCCTGGTCACCGCCGGGCTCCGCGCGCTCTGA
- a CDS encoding AzlC family ABC transporter permease produces the protein MEHRTSFRRGLRLGVPFAAVGFFLSVSFGVLARQAGFSVAQASVTAVIVFAGSAQFAALSVVTAGGGIPAALTAGSLMNARFLAMGIALAPSLPGGPLRRAAQGQTVVDSSWALAHRGDGTFDRWLLFGTTVPQYLAWTLGSFVGAVSGDLLGDPDRLGLDAIYPVFFLSLLIAELRGRTSRSVAIAGALVALALVPIAPPGIPILAASAVALVGVVRWAR, from the coding sequence GTGGAGCACCGCACCTCCTTCCGCCGGGGCCTCCGCCTGGGGGTCCCCTTCGCGGCGGTCGGGTTCTTCCTCAGCGTCTCCTTCGGGGTGCTGGCACGACAGGCGGGGTTCAGCGTCGCCCAGGCGAGCGTCACCGCCGTCATCGTGTTCGCCGGCTCCGCACAGTTCGCGGCGTTGTCCGTGGTCACCGCCGGCGGTGGCATCCCTGCGGCCCTGACGGCAGGCAGCCTCATGAACGCCCGCTTCCTGGCCATGGGTATCGCACTGGCGCCCTCGCTGCCCGGTGGCCCCCTCCGACGGGCCGCACAGGGGCAGACCGTCGTGGACTCCTCGTGGGCACTCGCCCATCGGGGCGACGGCACCTTCGACCGGTGGCTGCTGTTCGGCACGACAGTGCCGCAGTACCTCGCGTGGACGCTGGGCTCCTTCGTCGGCGCGGTCTCCGGCGACCTGCTCGGCGACCCCGACCGGCTGGGTCTCGACGCGATCTACCCGGTCTTCTTCCTGTCGCTGCTGATCGCGGAGCTGCGGGGCCGCACCTCGCGCTCGGTGGCCATCGCCGGGGCCCTCGTGGCACTGGCGCTCGTCCCGATCGCGCCGCCGGGCATTCCGATCCTCGCGGCCAGCGCCGTGGCACTCGTCGGTGTCGTGCGGTGGGCCAGGTGA
- a CDS encoding antibiotic biosynthesis monooxygenase family protein produces MSAQSSVVKINAISVPPQAGPELEKRFAARAHTVDGADGFLGFQLLRPVAGDDRYFVVTHWRDEEAFAAWRDGDARAAHAGPEGAEGEQRKPVASGADLLEFEVVLDVKPS; encoded by the coding sequence ATGTCCGCCCAGAGCTCCGTCGTGAAGATCAACGCCATCTCCGTCCCGCCGCAGGCCGGCCCCGAGCTCGAGAAGCGCTTCGCCGCCCGCGCCCACACCGTCGACGGCGCCGACGGCTTCCTCGGCTTCCAGCTGCTGCGGCCCGTCGCCGGCGACGACCGCTACTTCGTGGTCACCCACTGGCGCGACGAGGAGGCCTTCGCCGCCTGGCGCGACGGGGACGCCCGCGCCGCGCACGCCGGCCCGGAAGGCGCCGAGGGCGAGCAGCGCAAGCCGGTCGCCAGCGGCGCGGACCTGCTGGAGTTCGAGGTCGTGCTGGACGTCAAGCCGTCCTGA
- a CDS encoding Nif3-like dinuclear metal center hexameric protein: MAEPTLRSLVDLVHGWYPPGTAEGWDRVGLVHGDLAQPVRRILLAVDPAPAVAQEAAEWGADLLLTHHPLYLKGVHGFTSQTPKGRTSLTLARADCALLAAHTNADQAQGGVSEAMADALGLREARPILPAPLPAVDKLGVMVPEPDADAMRDALAAAGAGRIGDYDHASFTLAGQGRFRPLPGADPTIGSVGEIEHVAEVRIEVVFPRGRRDHVVRAMLAAHPYEEPAYDVLELADPGIGVTGTGRIGDVGPTTLGAFAEQVAATLPGTAHGVRVAGDLDRPVRRVALCGGAGDFLLDTVRSTNADVYVTSDLRHHPATEFLEHEGPALVDVAHWAAEWTWLPVLARRLEGALGDTVEVRVSTRSTDAWTHRL, from the coding sequence ATGGCCGAGCCCACGTTGCGATCCCTGGTCGACCTCGTGCACGGCTGGTACCCGCCCGGCACCGCCGAGGGCTGGGACCGGGTCGGGCTGGTGCACGGTGACCTCGCCCAGCCCGTACGCCGGATCCTGCTGGCCGTCGACCCGGCACCCGCCGTGGCGCAGGAAGCCGCCGAGTGGGGCGCCGACCTGCTGCTCACCCACCACCCGCTCTACCTCAAGGGCGTGCACGGCTTCACCAGCCAGACGCCCAAGGGCCGCACCTCCCTGACGCTGGCGCGCGCCGACTGCGCCCTGCTGGCGGCGCACACCAACGCCGACCAGGCGCAGGGCGGGGTCTCGGAGGCGATGGCCGACGCGCTCGGCCTGCGTGAGGCCCGGCCGATCCTGCCGGCGCCGCTGCCGGCGGTCGACAAGCTGGGCGTGATGGTGCCCGAGCCGGACGCCGACGCGATGCGCGACGCCCTCGCGGCGGCCGGGGCCGGTCGGATCGGGGACTACGACCACGCGTCGTTCACCCTCGCCGGGCAGGGCCGCTTCCGCCCGCTGCCAGGCGCCGACCCCACGATCGGCTCGGTGGGAGAGATCGAGCACGTCGCGGAGGTCCGCATCGAGGTCGTGTTCCCCCGCGGCCGGCGCGACCACGTCGTCCGCGCGATGCTCGCCGCCCACCCCTACGAGGAGCCGGCCTACGACGTGCTCGAGCTGGCAGACCCCGGGATCGGCGTGACGGGCACCGGCCGGATCGGGGACGTCGGCCCGACGACCCTGGGCGCCTTCGCCGAGCAGGTGGCGGCGACGCTGCCGGGCACGGCGCACGGCGTGCGGGTCGCCGGCGACCTCGACCGGCCGGTACGCCGGGTGGCGCTGTGCGGGGGAGCGGGCGACTTCCTGCTCGACACCGTGCGCTCCACCAACGCCGACGTCTACGTCACCAGCGACCTGCGACACCACCCTGCGACCGAGTTCCTCGAGCACGAGGGCCCCGCCCTGGTCGACGTCGCGCACTGGGCAGCCGAGTGGACCTGGCTGCCGGTGCTGGCGAGGCGGCTCGAGGGCGCCCTGGGCGATACGGTGGAGGTCCGGGTGAGCACACGCTCCACCGACGCGTGGACCCACCGGCTCTGA
- a CDS encoding zinc ribbon domain-containing protein — protein MLDVQELDSRTQQLQHQRRSLPELAEIAELERTRAALVDDARDAKIVVDDLTVEQEKVDADVETVKARRTRDRERMDAGLISNPKDLERMTGELESLERRIRTLEDEELEVMERLEAAQGMLSSINDRIGAAESRIAELAAVRDARFAEIDAELADLATRRGPAAEGLPADLVALYDKLRETKGGLAASHLTQRRCGGCQLGIDAAELAAIKAAPADEVVRCEECSRILVRTAESGL, from the coding sequence CTGCTCGACGTCCAGGAGCTCGACTCCCGGACCCAGCAGCTGCAGCACCAGCGCCGCAGCCTGCCCGAGCTGGCCGAGATCGCCGAGCTCGAGCGCACCCGCGCCGCCCTGGTCGACGACGCCCGCGACGCGAAGATCGTCGTGGACGACCTCACCGTCGAGCAGGAGAAGGTCGACGCCGACGTGGAGACCGTCAAGGCGCGCCGCACCCGCGACCGCGAGCGGATGGACGCCGGGCTGATCAGCAACCCCAAGGACCTCGAGCGGATGACCGGCGAGCTGGAGTCGCTCGAGCGGCGCATCCGCACGCTGGAGGACGAGGAGCTCGAGGTCATGGAGCGGCTCGAGGCCGCCCAGGGCATGCTCTCGTCGATCAACGACCGGATCGGCGCCGCGGAGAGCCGCATCGCCGAGCTGGCCGCCGTCCGTGACGCCCGCTTCGCCGAGATCGACGCCGAGCTCGCCGACCTGGCCACCCGCCGCGGCCCGGCGGCCGAGGGGCTGCCCGCCGACCTGGTCGCGCTCTACGACAAGCTGCGCGAGACCAAGGGCGGCCTGGCCGCCTCGCACCTGACCCAGCGTCGCTGCGGCGGCTGCCAGCTCGGCATCGACGCCGCCGAGCTCGCCGCGATCAAGGCCGCCCCGGCCGACGAGGTCGTGCGCTGCGAGGAGTGCTCGCGGATCCTCGTCCGCACCGCCGAGTCCGGCCTGTGA
- a CDS encoding bifunctional RNase H/acid phosphatase yields MTAAPGAGPDAVVVEADGGSRGNPGPAGYGALVRDAATGELLAEAAVAIGEATNNVAEYAGLIAGLRLALDHAPGARIEVRMDSKLVVEQMKGAWKVKHPGLQPLHAEARDLAPAGTTYTWIPRADNADADALANRAMDGDEVAPGPVRGSATDEESVIEEIESPGAARTEREQDQAGHRGWSPPTGAPTTLVLVRHGVTAHTSAKKFSGGLGGDNPPLSDEGLEQARAAAAWLAGLGDRVDAVLASPVRRTRETAAVVADALGLEVELEPGFAEMEFGDWDGLTFAEVAERDQEGLDAWLGSLDVPPPGGESFREVERRVLGGLRRVLEQHAGRTVVVVSHVTPIKTLVAHTMGAPLDAVFRMELSPASVSVVSFYPDPQAPDGVRGSMRLYNTLPPGNGATLDPGRW; encoded by the coding sequence GTGACCGCAGCCCCCGGGGCGGGCCCCGACGCGGTCGTCGTCGAGGCCGACGGCGGCTCGCGCGGCAACCCCGGCCCGGCCGGCTACGGCGCCCTGGTGCGCGACGCCGCCACCGGGGAGCTGCTCGCGGAGGCGGCGGTGGCCATCGGCGAGGCGACCAACAACGTCGCCGAGTACGCCGGGCTGATCGCGGGCCTGCGCCTCGCGCTCGACCACGCGCCGGGCGCACGGATCGAGGTCCGGATGGACTCCAAGCTGGTGGTGGAGCAGATGAAGGGGGCCTGGAAGGTCAAGCACCCCGGTCTGCAGCCGCTGCACGCCGAGGCACGCGACCTCGCGCCCGCCGGCACCACCTACACCTGGATCCCGCGCGCGGACAACGCCGACGCCGACGCCCTGGCCAACCGTGCGATGGACGGCGACGAGGTGGCGCCGGGCCCGGTGCGGGGGAGCGCCACCGACGAGGAGTCGGTGATCGAGGAGATCGAGTCACCGGGTGCGGCGCGCACCGAGCGCGAGCAGGACCAGGCCGGGCACCGTGGCTGGTCCCCGCCCACCGGTGCCCCGACGACACTGGTCCTCGTCCGCCACGGCGTCACGGCGCACACCTCCGCGAAGAAGTTCTCCGGCGGTCTCGGCGGGGACAACCCGCCGCTGAGCGACGAGGGGCTGGAGCAGGCGCGGGCGGCCGCGGCGTGGCTGGCGGGCCTGGGGGACCGGGTCGACGCCGTGCTGGCCTCGCCGGTACGCCGTACCCGCGAGACCGCCGCGGTCGTGGCCGACGCGCTGGGGCTGGAGGTCGAGCTGGAGCCGGGCTTCGCCGAGATGGAGTTCGGCGACTGGGACGGCCTCACCTTCGCCGAGGTCGCCGAGCGCGACCAGGAGGGGCTCGACGCCTGGCTGGGCTCGCTCGACGTCCCGCCGCCGGGCGGGGAGTCCTTCCGCGAGGTCGAGCGGCGGGTGCTGGGTGGGCTGCGCCGGGTGCTGGAGCAGCACGCCGGTCGCACGGTCGTCGTGGTCTCCCACGTCACCCCGATCAAGACCCTGGTCGCCCACACGATGGGGGCGCCGCTGGACGCGGTGTTCCGGATGGAGCTGTCGCCGGCCTCGGTCAGCGTCGTGTCGTTCTACCCCGACCCGCAGGCGCCGGACGGGGTGCGCGGGTCGATGCGGCTCTACAACACCCTGCCGCCGGGAAATGGCGCGACGTTGGACCCGGGTCGCTGGTAG
- a CDS encoding phosphotransferase produces the protein MSTARPSRLHRVVLLDPSRDRWRVVDVDQRWVDHGDLTAALGVERAWKCGTPRWETDDRVVHLLVPGEGESLAEDGWSRDPAEAGFDEATVDWLVATYDAWRTGRVVVTGQPWWSAAWAGEVTAWLDEVLPAVGLARVAAPVPAKLWSLSAVLRVPVAAAEGQAGGVRHLWFKATCEGFRAEPSLTALVAGLAPDLTPDVVAVDPGRAWMLLEELTGADAAPAHLAVGAAAGMAGLQLGADRADLLAAGVEERTLAGLVGELHRALHDSVLSNRFPAHRWAEWAEVEPWVVEQIEALDAIGLPTALSHGDLHLGNIAGDSTPVVFDWTDACLTHPYLDARHLANECSDEEHAAQVWTAWSQPWRAAYPDVDHDRAWSLTPAVETAFQVATYERILRAQDPDSRSDLAAVVPWLHEQLRAARDAAGAG, from the coding sequence GTGTCCACCGCTCGGCCGTCCCGATTGCACCGTGTCGTCCTGCTCGACCCCTCGCGTGACCGGTGGCGGGTGGTCGACGTCGACCAGCGCTGGGTCGACCACGGCGACCTGACCGCCGCTCTGGGTGTCGAGCGCGCCTGGAAGTGCGGGACGCCCCGGTGGGAGACCGACGACCGCGTGGTCCACCTGCTCGTGCCGGGAGAGGGGGAGTCGCTGGCGGAGGACGGGTGGTCGCGGGACCCGGCCGAGGCAGGGTTCGACGAAGCCACCGTGGACTGGTTGGTGGCGACGTACGACGCGTGGCGCACGGGACGGGTCGTGGTGACGGGTCAGCCCTGGTGGAGCGCAGCGTGGGCAGGCGAGGTGACCGCCTGGCTGGACGAGGTGCTCCCCGCAGTCGGGCTCGCTCGGGTGGCCGCGCCCGTGCCGGCCAAGCTGTGGTCGCTCTCGGCCGTGCTCCGCGTGCCGGTGGCCGCGGCGGAGGGCCAGGCCGGGGGAGTACGCCACCTGTGGTTCAAGGCGACCTGCGAGGGGTTCCGCGCCGAGCCGTCGCTGACCGCGCTCGTGGCCGGGCTGGCGCCGGACCTGACCCCCGACGTCGTCGCGGTGGACCCGGGCCGGGCGTGGATGCTGCTCGAGGAGCTGACGGGCGCCGACGCCGCACCGGCGCACCTGGCCGTGGGCGCTGCGGCGGGGATGGCCGGGCTCCAGCTCGGGGCCGACCGGGCCGACCTGCTGGCCGCCGGTGTCGAGGAGCGCACCCTCGCCGGGCTGGTGGGTGAGCTGCACCGGGCGCTGCACGACAGCGTCCTGAGCAACCGCTTCCCCGCCCACCGGTGGGCGGAGTGGGCCGAGGTCGAGCCGTGGGTGGTCGAGCAGATCGAGGCGCTCGACGCGATCGGCCTCCCGACCGCCCTCAGCCACGGCGACCTGCACCTCGGCAACATCGCCGGGGACAGCACGCCGGTCGTCTTCGACTGGACCGACGCCTGCCTCACCCACCCGTACCTCGACGCGCGGCACCTGGCCAACGAGTGCTCGGACGAGGAGCACGCCGCGCAGGTGTGGACCGCGTGGTCGCAGCCGTGGCGGGCGGCCTACCCGGACGTGGACCACGATCGGGCGTGGTCGCTGACGCCCGCCGTCGAGACGGCGTTCCAGGTGGCCACCTACGAACGGATCCTCCGCGCCCAGGACCCCGACAGTCGCTCCGACCTGGCCGCGGTGGTGCCGTGGCTGCACGAGCAGCTCCGCGCTGCGCGGGACGCGGCGGGCGCCGGCTGA
- a CDS encoding GyrI-like domain-containing protein, with protein sequence MIVELNRAVALVEEHLAEDPAPRVDVAALAASIGTTEHHLRRMFASLAGMPLSDYVRRRRMSLAARDLTTGRADLLTVAVRHGYGSAEAFGRAFRAVHGASPAEVRRDGGPLRTQPAISFALTVHGGEPMHTRIVDLPDLRLIGHARRVRLVHEGVNPEIAALVASVSVEETRRLKKLNDVEPRGVVAVSDDLDPDREEGTELTYLHGVASTAEADDLDVVTAPAGTWAVFTVDGPYPAALQDIWARTATEWFPSQPWRLRPGPEVVAVQAMDPADGSARCELWLPVEPS encoded by the coding sequence GTGATCGTCGAGCTCAACCGAGCCGTGGCGCTGGTCGAGGAGCACCTCGCCGAGGACCCGGCGCCACGCGTCGACGTCGCGGCGCTGGCCGCCAGCATCGGGACCACCGAGCACCACCTGAGGCGCATGTTCGCGTCGTTGGCGGGGATGCCGCTGTCGGACTACGTCCGTCGTCGCCGGATGTCCTTGGCCGCCCGCGACCTGACGACGGGCCGAGCGGACCTGCTCACGGTGGCCGTGCGTCACGGCTACGGCTCGGCTGAGGCGTTCGGCCGGGCCTTCCGTGCCGTGCACGGCGCCAGCCCGGCCGAGGTGAGACGTGATGGCGGTCCTCTGCGCACCCAGCCCGCGATCAGCTTCGCGCTGACCGTCCACGGAGGAGAACCCATGCACACCCGCATCGTCGACCTGCCCGACCTGCGCCTGATCGGGCACGCCCGACGCGTCCGCCTGGTGCACGAGGGGGTCAACCCCGAGATCGCCGCGCTCGTCGCGTCCGTGTCCGTCGAGGAGACGCGACGGCTCAAGAAGCTCAACGACGTCGAGCCGCGAGGCGTCGTGGCGGTGAGCGACGACCTCGACCCGGACCGTGAGGAAGGCACCGAGCTCACCTACCTCCACGGTGTCGCCAGCACCGCGGAGGCCGACGACCTCGACGTGGTGACGGCTCCGGCCGGGACGTGGGCGGTCTTCACGGTCGACGGGCCCTACCCGGCGGCCCTGCAGGACATCTGGGCGAGGACGGCCACCGAGTGGTTCCCGTCCCAGCCCTGGAGGCTGCGTCCGGGACCCGAGGTCGTCGCGGTCCAGGCCATGGACCCGGCTGACGGCTCGGCCAGGTGTGAGCTGTGGCTGCCGGTCGAGCCGAGCTGA
- the yaaA gene encoding peroxide stress protein YaaA, which yields MLILLPPSEGKTAPRRGKPLDLAALTSPELTDARRAVIDALVDLCSGDVATAARVLEVGATQHDLVALNAGLVDAPTARADAVYSGVVYDALDAPTLSTAARRRASTRLAVTSSLFGVVRPGDRIPAYRLSGGTTLPGLGPVATHWRTHLDPAMSDLLGGGLLVDLRSAAYAAFWRPAPDLAPRVATVRVLHEVGGKRKVVSHFNKATKGRITRALLEDGANPGTPARLAEALRDLGWMVEVGEPTAKGTQLDVVVEEL from the coding sequence ATGTTGATCCTCCTGCCGCCCAGCGAGGGCAAGACCGCACCCCGCCGGGGCAAGCCGCTCGACCTGGCCGCCCTCACCTCCCCCGAGCTCACCGACGCCCGCCGCGCGGTGATCGACGCGCTGGTCGACCTGTGCTCCGGCGACGTGGCGACCGCCGCCCGGGTGCTGGAGGTCGGCGCCACCCAGCACGACCTGGTCGCGCTGAACGCCGGTCTCGTCGACGCGCCGACGGCGCGGGCCGACGCGGTCTACAGCGGCGTGGTCTACGACGCGCTCGACGCCCCGACCCTGTCGACGGCGGCCCGCCGCCGCGCCTCGACCCGGCTCGCGGTGACCTCGAGCCTCTTCGGCGTGGTCCGGCCCGGCGACCGGATCCCCGCCTACCGCCTGTCGGGGGGTACGACGCTGCCCGGCCTCGGCCCGGTGGCGACCCACTGGCGCACCCACCTCGACCCCGCCATGAGCGACCTGCTCGGCGGCGGGCTGCTGGTCGACCTGCGCTCGGCCGCCTACGCCGCCTTCTGGCGCCCGGCGCCGGACCTGGCGCCGCGGGTGGCCACCGTCCGCGTGCTCCACGAGGTCGGCGGGAAGCGGAAGGTCGTCTCCCACTTCAACAAGGCGACCAAGGGCCGGATCACCCGTGCCCTCCTCGAGGACGGCGCCAACCCGGGCACCCCCGCACGCCTCGCCGAGGCGCTGCGCGACCTGGGCTGGATGGTCGAGGTCGGCGAGCCGACCGCCAAGGGCACCCAGCTCGACGTGGTGGTCGAGGAGCTGTAG
- a CDS encoding RNB domain-containing ribonuclease codes for MTSHPVLRVPASLLREEVRRLQAELEVTPAFPAEVEEAAARAAQAPRLPELDRTDLPLVTIDPEGARDLDQALHVARDGDGWVVHYAIADVAAFVSPGDPVDVEANHRGETLYGAEGKVPLHPPAISEDAASLLPDRVRPALLWTIRLGPDGERVDADVRRALVRSREQLTYEEAQRRVDAGEGPETLARLAEVGPLRLAREAARGGVSLPLPEQEVVVDGHRWHLEHRARLPVEDWNAQVSLLTGYAAAAMMVYGRVGILRTLPPADPRDVQRLHRTARALGIEWPAELLYPDFVRSLDPTRPEHAAMVVACTRLLRGSGYTAFDGELPEQPLHAALAAEYAHVTAPLRRLVDRYASEVCVALCAGVEVPAWVHAALPELPGTMRRSGRVASAYERGVLDLVEAGVLRDRVGEEMTGVVVEVDDNKPHRGQVVVAGPAVEARIEGESPLPLGEEMQVRLVEADVSARRVRFAPA; via the coding sequence ATGACCTCCCACCCCGTCCTGCGGGTCCCGGCCAGCCTCCTGCGCGAGGAGGTACGCCGGTTGCAGGCCGAGCTCGAGGTGACCCCGGCCTTCCCGGCCGAGGTCGAGGAGGCCGCGGCGCGCGCGGCGCAGGCTCCTCGGTTGCCCGAGCTGGACCGCACCGACCTGCCCCTCGTGACCATCGACCCCGAGGGGGCGCGCGACCTCGACCAGGCGCTGCACGTCGCCCGTGACGGCGACGGCTGGGTGGTGCACTACGCCATCGCCGACGTGGCGGCCTTCGTCAGCCCGGGCGACCCGGTCGACGTGGAGGCCAACCACCGTGGCGAGACGCTCTACGGCGCGGAGGGGAAGGTGCCGCTGCACCCGCCGGCGATCAGCGAGGACGCGGCGTCCCTGCTGCCGGACCGGGTGCGCCCGGCGCTGCTGTGGACCATCCGGCTCGGCCCCGACGGCGAGCGCGTGGACGCCGACGTGCGGCGGGCGCTCGTGCGCAGCCGCGAGCAGCTGACCTACGAGGAGGCGCAGCGCAGGGTCGACGCCGGTGAGGGTCCCGAGACGCTGGCGCGGCTCGCAGAGGTCGGGCCGTTGCGGCTGGCCCGCGAGGCCGCCCGCGGCGGTGTCTCGCTGCCCCTGCCCGAGCAGGAGGTCGTCGTCGACGGCCACCGCTGGCACCTCGAGCACCGTGCTCGACTGCCCGTGGAGGACTGGAACGCCCAGGTCTCGCTGCTCACCGGGTACGCCGCGGCCGCGATGATGGTCTACGGCCGGGTCGGCATCCTGCGCACGCTCCCGCCGGCCGACCCGCGCGACGTGCAGCGGCTGCACCGCACGGCCCGCGCTCTGGGCATCGAGTGGCCCGCCGAGCTGCTCTACCCCGACTTCGTCCGCAGCCTGGACCCCACCCGCCCCGAGCACGCCGCGATGGTGGTGGCCTGCACCCGGCTGCTGCGCGGCAGCGGCTACACCGCCTTCGACGGCGAGCTGCCCGAGCAGCCGCTGCACGCGGCGCTGGCCGCGGAGTACGCCCACGTCACGGCGCCGCTGCGCCGGCTCGTGGACCGCTATGCCTCGGAGGTGTGCGTGGCCCTGTGCGCCGGTGTCGAGGTCCCCGCCTGGGTGCACGCCGCACTGCCGGAGCTGCCGGGCACGATGCGCCGCTCCGGGCGGGTCGCGTCGGCGTACGAGCGGGGGGTGCTGGACCTCGTCGAGGCCGGCGTGCTGCGCGACCGGGTCGGCGAGGAGATGACCGGGGTGGTCGTCGAGGTCGACGACAACAAGCCGCACCGCGGCCAGGTCGTGGTGGCCGGTCCCGCGGTCGAGGCCCGCATCGAGGGCGAGTCGCCGCTGCCGTTGGGCGAGGAGATGCAGGTCAGGCTCGTCGAGGCCGACGTGTCCGCCAGGCGCGTTCGTTTCGCACCGGCGTGA